In one window of Bos mutus isolate GX-2022 chromosome 13, NWIPB_WYAK_1.1, whole genome shotgun sequence DNA:
- the LOC102269413 gene encoding cystatin-9 yields the protein MMGRQRRCRWAQPWTLLLLLLGPRLLVTHGWRRKGDKNSENTNILELYLPAVVEYALHMYNLRSQDMNAYKVVRVLRSWLELSEQKEEKGLVFSMELQFARTRCEKFDEDIDNCPFQATPDVNNTITCFFTVDTEPWKTEFQLLNDTCLEGSAE from the exons ATGATGGGCCGACAGCGGAGGTGCAGGTGGGCTCAGCCCTGGACTCTGctcctgcttctcttaggtccccGGCTCCTGGTGACTCATGGCTGGCGTCGCAAAGGGGACAAGAATAGTGAAAACACAAATATCTTGGAGCTTTACCTTCCTGCCGTCGTGGAGTATGCCTTACACATGTACAACCTGAGGAGCCAGGACATGAATGCCTACAAAGTGGTGCGTGTACTGAGGTCGTGGCTGGAGTTG tctgaacagaaagaagaaaaaggcctGGTGTTCTCCATGGAGCTGCAGTTCGCCCGAACCAGGTGTGAGAAATTTGACGAAGACATCGACAACTGTCCTTTTCAAGCAACTCCAGACGTGAACAAT ACCATCACCTGCTTCTTCACTGTCGACACTGAACCCTGGAAGACAGAGTTCCAACTCCTGAACGACACCTGCTTGGAAGGCTCCGCTGAGTGA